One Dromiciops gliroides isolate mDroGli1 chromosome 3, mDroGli1.pri, whole genome shotgun sequence DNA segment encodes these proteins:
- the LAMP1 gene encoding lysosome-associated membrane glycoprotein 1, with translation MAGPGGARTPQRLLLLLLGLVHVASSIFVVKNGTESTCIMADFSAAFSVNYSTTSGFVSTTFKLPQSAVVLNSSSCGKENASNPILVIGFEEGHTLTLNFSRTTKNYQVQLLSFTYNLSDGNLFPNASASSKEVSVESKTDILAEIDKKYRCINGNQITMNNVTVTFSNVTIQAYISNNNFSKEETQCSQDTPSPAPGPTTHPTPAPVPTPTRPPTPETPSVSNYNVSGTNGTCLLASMGLQLNISYEKKDNTTVRRIFNINPNKTTVNGSCSPQAAVLELITENSTLVFRFGMNATTSKFFLQEILLKTTLPDAKEPIFEASNNSLKELQATVGNSYKCNAEENVKVTESFSVNIFRVRVQAFKVEGDKFGSVEECLLDENNMLIPIAVGGALAGLVLIVLIAYLIGRKRSHAGYQTI, from the exons ATGGCTGGCCCCGGTGGCGCCCGGACGCCCCAGCGGCTGCTCCTGCTGCTTCTCG GCCTCGTCCATGTTGCATCTTCAATATTTGTGGTGAAAAATGGCACTGAATCTACATGCATAATGGCTGACTTCTCAGCTGCCTTTTCTGTGAACTACAGCACTACAAGTGGTTTTGTG AGTACAACTTTCAAACTTCCACAAAGTGCAGTGGTATTGAATAGCAGCAGTTGTGGTAAAGAGAATGCTTCTAATCCCATCCTAGTGATTGGTTTTGAAGAAGGACATACTTTGACTTTGAATTTCTCGAGGACTACAAAGAATTACCAAGTTCAACTATTAAGTTTCACTTATAACTTGTCAGATGGAAATCTTTTCCCTAATGCAAGTGCAAGTTCCAAAG AAGTGAGTGTGGAATCCAAAACTGATATTCTGGcagaaatagataaaaaatatagATGTATCAACGGGAACCAAATAACTATGAATAATGTAACAGTTACCTTCAGTAATGTCACCATTCAGGCATACATTTcaaataacaactttagcaaggAAG aaACTCAATGCAGTCAAGATACACCTTCCCCAGCACCAGGGCCTACTACACATCCAACACCTGCACCTGTACCAACACCTACTAGGCCTCCTACACCAGAAACTCCTTCTGTTTCTAACTATAATGTGAGTGGCACAAATGGAACCTGTCTTCTTGCCAGCATGGGTTTACAACTGAACATCAGCTATGAGAAGAAAGACAATACG actgttagAAGAATATTTAACATCAACCCAAACAAGACCACTGTAAATGGAAGCTGTAGCCCTCAAGCAGCAGTCTTGGAGCTGATCACAGAAAATTCCACTCTTGTTTTCCGTTTTGGAATG aatgcaaCTACCAGCAAATTTTTCCTGCAAGAAATCCTCTTAAAAACAACTTTGCCTGATGCTAAAG AACCCATTTTTGAAGCTTCCAATAATTCACTGAAGGAGCTACAAGCCACTGTAGGAAATTCTTACAAGTGTAATGCAGAAGAAAATGTTAAGGTCACAGAGTCATTTTCAGTCAACATATTCAGAGTTCGGGTCCAGGCTTTCAAGGTTGAAGGTGACAAATTTGGATCAG TGGAGGAATGTCTTCTGGATGAAAACAACATGCTGATCCCCATAGCTGTCGGTGGAGCCCTTGCTGGACTAGTCCTCATTGTCTTGATTGCTTATCTTATTGGAAGAAAGAGAAGTCATGCTGGATATCAGACAATTTAA